Proteins encoded within one genomic window of Haematobia irritans isolate KBUSLIRL chromosome 5, ASM5000362v1, whole genome shotgun sequence:
- the LOC142240709 gene encoding MICOS complex subunit MIC10-like → MTEKNLDLTTSLPQFIEDDFVLSLDRCFTDAVVKTATGFFVGVLSSTLIRRLRILPIYLGIGFGLGAAYGECEKKLKNLTDSRHMDNTSVFDG, encoded by the coding sequence atgacagaaaaaaatttagatctcACTACATCTTTGCCTCAGTTCATTGAAGATGATTTCGTTTTATCTCTGGATCGTTGCTTTACAGATGCTGTGGTGAAAACTGCAACTGGCTTCTTTGTGGGAGTTTTGAGTTCAACATTAATTCGAAGATTACGAATTTTACCCATTTACTTGGGCATTGGATTTGGTTTGGGAGCAGCTTATGGAGAATGTGAGAAGAAACTAAAGAATTTAACAGATTCTAGGCATATGGATAATACTTCAGTGTTTGATGGGTGA